TCCAACAAGCCCAAGGAACCGCCAGTGGGCATCCGCACCGGGACAGAATCGATCGATACGCTGCGGACCGAGATCGAGCGTAAGCTCACCCCGCCGCTGGACGTGGACATCGACGTGCTGGAGTCCGGCGGCAAGCAGGTGATCCGCCTGCAAGTGCCGCGCGGCGGCGATCCGCCGTACGCGATCGACGACAATAAGATTTACGTGCGCGACGAAGGCGACACGAATCTGGCCGTGCGCGATGAGATCGTGCAGCTGGTGATGCGCGGCATGGGGACCAATCCCGCGACTGCTGTTTCTGACACGGTCACGGCGTCCCCGGAGAAGCCCGCTGAAGCGGAGGCAGCGCCGTCCGATGAGCAGCCGTCGAGCAGCAAGATCGAAGCGCCGCGCACCGGAGTGGAGATCATCGCCACGGAGCAGCGCAAGGGCGTGCGCTATCACATCATGCGCGACCTGCGTAATGGCAGCGTGGTCAAGAACGTAACACGCTCCTCGGCGCGCCGCCTGTGGCATTACGCGATCAGCCAGAAGGAATCGAGCGCAGTCAAGCCCGATCAGGTCGAGTGGCAGGGCGAGATCGGGATGTGGAAGCGTTATAAGCGCGGCGGCACGACCCGCTATGACCTCATCCAGCGCGACGACGTAAATTTGCGCGTGTATTACGGGGTGACCGAGGACGGCATGCATGGCCCGTGGCAGGCGTTTGTCGTGGAGGACGATCCCGAAGAAGCGCAGCCGCAGCCTGCCGGAGAATAAACCGGACACCGCTTTGAGAAAGAACGGCATTTTTTCCGGCCAGGAGACCCCTCCTGGCCGGTTTTTTCCCCGGAGGTCCCTATGCAACACGTGTTGCGTGGGTTGGTTTATGCCTCGACTTCGACCAGCAGACTACCCATGTTGTTCCACAGACGCAGAAACTGGTCCTGCGCGCGGGCGCTCAGCGGATCGGCGCGCGCCGAATCGACGAACCAGTACGCGCCCTCAGTGGGACTCCAGCCCGCCACGACTGCCACATGCGACCAGCCGGTCCAGCGCAGGCCGTGCCGTCGGAACGGTTCCCCAAAGATCGGCAGCGGAATGCGCTCCTCGCGCAGCGCGCGGTGCAGGTCGTCTTCGGAGGCGCGCATGCGCCACGAGGCATTCAGCCCGTGTACGCGCAGCACGTCCGCGATGCCCCAGGGCAGGGTTGCCCAGCCGGGGATGCGGCGCACGACAAGCGGCGGGATGCCCATTTGCACGCGGGGGCGGTTCATCTCATGGGTGAGCACGGCAGGGTCGACGGGTGTGCCGGTGCAGAAGCCCAGCGCCGCCGCTGCCGAATGCGGTCCGCAGTCGTTGGTGCTGCCCTGCGCGTGGTGATAGCGCTCGATCGCGCGGTCGTGCCGCTGCTCAAGCCACAGACTGCCGTCGTCGCGCTGCATGGCGTAACCTCGTTACCTAACGTGCGGTCCATGTGCCGGGCGCTCCGGCGATGAAAATGAAGGTCTGGCCGGACTGCGTCAGCGCCAGCATTTCGCCGCGCTCGAACAACTGAACCTGGGCGGCTCCGGCGATTTCGCCCGACGACGCCCAACCGATCCCCTCGCGCACGCCGGGTGTGTCGCGCCAGACCTTGCCGAAGCCGCGTACCGGCTCGGCGAAGCCTTCCGGCGGCGCCATGCCGGTGCTGCTGGGATCGACGCCTTCGGTGAAGGTGTCGGTCAGGCGCTGGTACGTGCCGTTGTTGAACAGTACGTAAATCACGGACTGCGGTGGGCTGCCAAGCGACGCGACCCAGACCATCAGGCCGTTCTGGAAGGTCGTGTAGGCGCTGCTGGTGGGCGTCGATCCGCTTAGCGGGCAACCCAGCCCGGTCTGAATTTGGGGATCGGCGGCGTATATTGTGGCAAACGATCCCTCCGGTGCGGTGGCACAGGCACCCGTGCTCTCGCCGGGAGCCGCGCCCACTGGCGCATAGGCCGCCGCGTTGGGCGTCACCGGTGTGTCGGTCGGGCTGGGCGTAAAGGTCGGCGTCATGGTGATCGGCGGGGGCGGGGTGGGGGTTGTCGTGCGCTCGGCGGCGGTCGGCAGGATGCTGACCACTTCGGTCGCCGGGATGACGGATGTCACCGCCGGGGTTTCGGTCGCCACAATGGGCACTACGGGCAGAGCGTCAGTGGGCGAGATGGGAATCGGCGTGACGGTCGCAGGGGCAGGATTCAGTACGCCGCAGCCGGAGAGAACCAGGGCCAGCGCGAGGACCGCCGCCGTTCGCCAGGATGCCCGCTTTGCCATTCGCTGCTCCCGCCTACGCTTTGATTCGCGCCCGGATCGCGCCGTCCGCATCGACCCAGGCCACCGCCATGTGAGGCGTATTGTACGCGAAGGCGACCTGCCCGCGAAAGTCCACCAGGATGATGCCGCCGTAGCCGCTCACACGCTCGTGCAGGACACGCACGGCATGGTCGGCGGCGGCCTGGACGCTCATGCCGCGCTCGATGGCGTCCGTGGCGGTTTTCGCCAGCAGCACGCGCATGATGCTCTCGCCGTGGCCGCTCGCTGAGGCTGCGCCGGAGTGATTGTCGGCATAGGCTCCCGCGCCCACCAGCGGCGAATCGCCCACGCGGCCCGGCATCTTGAAGTGCACCCCGCCGGTCGAGGTCGAGGCGGCCACGTTGCCCGCCGCGTCGATGGCGACCGCGCCGACCGTGTCCATCGGGTCGGGCGTGAAACCGTCGGAGAGGTGATATTCCGGCAGCTTTTGCAGCTCGCGGAAGCGCTCCACTTCGCGCGAGACGGTCAGCTCGGCCTGGGCTGCGAGGCGCATGCCCTTCAGCTCCGCGAAGCGCCGCGCGCCGTTGCCGACGAGCATGCTGTGGTCGGTGTCTTCCATCAGTAGGCGGGCGAGGCGCACCGGGTTGGTGATGCCCTGCACAGCGGCGACCGCGCCCAGCGCCAGCGTGCGCCCGTCCATGATCATCGCATCCAGTTCGATCTCGCCCACGCGGTTGAGCACGCTGCCGATGCCCGCGTCAAAGGTGGGATCGTCTTCCATCAGCGCGACCGCCGCTTCGACCGCGTCAAGGGCCGAACCGCCGCGCGCCAGGATATCCCATCCGGTTTGCGCCGCCGCGCGCGTGCCCTCGATGTGCGCCGCGTGGCTGTCTTCCGCGATCTTCCACGCGCCGCCGTGAACCATAATCGTTGGCTTCAATGGTAAGACTCCTTTATAAGGCGCGCGGAACGCTCCCGCGCGTCGTGATTTTTCCCGGCAGGCAGACAAAACGCGGCGACATGCGCCGTCGTTCGGAATGGACCGGTGGTGTTGGATGGGGTCGGGGCGTGAACATGATCGGGTCTGGGACAGGCGTAAAAAGGGGCGCACATCAACGAATGTGCACCCCTCGTCTCGATCAGCGTTCTTTGGCGCCAAACTTCGACTTGAGCAGGCTCGCCAGCGTGGGCTGGCCGATTTCCTGAAGCTCGTAGCGCACGCGTTGGTGCGGCTTGTCGATGCGGATCACGCGCGTGAGGTCGATCGGTGTGGCGATCAGCACCATGTCGGCGGGCGTGTTACGGATCGTCTCTTCCAGGTCGTCTTGCTGGCTTTCACCGTAGCCCATCGCGGGCAGCAGGGTTCCGGTGGCCGGGTACTTCTCGAACGTCTCGATGATGCTCTTGACCGCATACGGGCGCGGGTCGACCAGCCCGGCTGCGCCGAAGCGCTGCGCCGCGACGACGCCCGCCCCGTACGACATCTCGCCGTGGGTGAGGGTTGGCCCGTCTTCCACGACCAGTACCTTCTTGCCGCGAATCGCCGCCGGGTCGTCCACGAAGATCGGAGATGCCGCCTCGACGACGGTCGCCGCCGGGTTATATTGGCGAATGCTCTGGCGCACCTCGACCAACCCTTCCGGTGGGGCGGAGTCGATCTTGTTGATCACGATTACGTCGGCCATGCGCAGATTCGTCTCGCCGGGGTGATAGCGGAACTCATGGCCGGGACGCAGCGGATCGACTACCACGATCGAGAGGTCGGGGCGGAAGAACGGGAAGTCGTTGTTGCCGCCGTCCCACAGCACGATGTCCGCTTCTTGTTCGGCGGCACGCAGAATTTTCTCATAGTCAACACCCGCGTATACCACCGTGCCACGGTCGAGATGCGGCTCGTATTCCTCGCGCTCCTCGATGGTCACCTTGTTCTTGTCCAGGTCTTCGTAGCTGCCGAAGCGCTGGACGGCCTGCTCGGCCAGATCGCCGTAAGGCATCGGGTGGCGCACCACGACGACCGTGTAGCCCAGGCCGCGCAGTGCATCGCTGACGGCGCGGGTAGTCTGGCTCTTGCCGGAGCCGGTCCGCACGGCGCAGACGGACACGATCGGCTTGCTGCTCTTGAGCATGCTGTGATTCGGGCCGAGCAGCTTAAAGTCCGCCCCTGCCGCCAACGTCTGGCTGGCCTTGTGCATGACCGTCTCGTGCGATACGTCCGAGTACGAGAACACAACCTCGTCTACGTTGTGCTTGCGGATCAGCCGGTCCAGTTCCGATTCGGCGTAAATCGGGATGCCTTCGGGGTAGAGCGACCCGGAAAGCTCGGCGGGGTAGGTGCGCCCCTCGATGTCCGGGATCTGCGTCGCAGTGAACGCCACGACGTCGTACTGGTCGTTGTCACGATAAAAGACGTTGAAATTATGGAAGTCGCGCCCAGCGGCTCCCATAATCAAAACACGTGTTTTCAACATGTAGCGATGCTCCTCAATTCATCCAAAAAGAAAGTTGTTGGTGCGCTGGTCCGGCTATTCGCGCAGGGAGCGCGGATAGGCCAGGGCAGCCAGTCCGATGCTCACGATGTACAGCGCGAGCAGCGGGGCGATGACCAGCAGCATGTTGAACGGATCAACTGTCGGCGTGATGAGCGCCGCGGCAATCGTGATGAGCACAATGGCGAACCGCCAGTTATGGATCAAGGGGCGCGGCCCCAGGATGCCCAGGCGTGCCAGCACAAACACGACGACCGGCATCTCGAACGCGACCCCGATCCAGAACAACAGGGATGTAATAAAAGCAATATATCGCTCGGCGGTCCAGTCGGCTTCGAAAACGCCGCTTTCGAAGTCGCGCAGGAAGCCGAGGGCGGACGGGACCATAATAAACCACGCGAACGCCACGCCGACCAGGAACAGGCCGGTGGTGGCAGGCAGGGCCATATAAATCCAGCGCTTTTCTTTGCGGGACAGCCCTGGCGCGATGAACAGGAACAATTGCAGCGTGATGTACGGGATCGCCAGAATCGCGCCGGACAGCAGTGCGACGCGGAAGTACATCACCACGCTTTCCGTGGGGCCGAGGACCTTCAGCTCCGAGCCGTAGGGCGTGATCAGGTACTTGAGGATCGAGCTGGTGAACACGGCGGATGCCAACACGCCGATGACCAGCGCCGCAATCGCCCTGAAGAGCCGGATACGCAGCTCGTTCAGGTGCTCCATCAGCGTCTGCGGCGTTTCGTCCGCTTCGCCACGGATAGCGGTCCAGGTTTTATAGCGTTCGGGTTTGTTTTGCGGCTGGGAAACAGGGTGTTGTGACATTGAGTACCGGCTTCAATATTCTATTCCGGCTGGTCGGGATCGCCGGGGGAAGAGACGGGTTGTTCGTCAGGAGATGGGGCTGGGCCGGAGGTGCGGGCGGCCAATGAACCCAACACACCGTTGATGAAGCGCGGCGTGCTTTCCGTGCCGAAGGTCTTCGCCAACTCGACCGCCTCGTTGATCGCCACTTTGAGTGGCGCGGAGCGGTCGATGGTCATTTCGTAGACGGCCATGCGCAGGATGTTGCGGTCGATGAGCGCGATTTGCTCCAGCGGCCATTCCGGCGCGTAGCGGTGGATGACGGCGTCCAACTCCTTTTTGTTGGCGAGCACCCCTTCGACCAGCCGGTTGGTGAAAAGCCTCAGCTCCGGCTGCTCGCGGTGCGGCGTCAGGTGCTCGGACAGCACGTCCTCAACCGCGTGCCGGGTGGAGTCCAACTCGTAGAGAACCTGCAGCGCAACGCTGCGTGCGACATGTCTATAGTCTTGGTTTAGCACGGCCTACTCGTCGCCCTTATCTTCCAGGTGTGCAAAGTGGACGTCCTCGACGTGCACGTTGACCGATTCAACCTTCATGCCGAGGATTTCGCGGATAGAGCGCGCCACGGACTTTTGGATGCTCAGACACATGTCGCGCAGGTTTACCGTAGCGTCGGCGACGACGTACAGGTGCGCGGTGACCGTGCTGTTGTCAATGGCGAGCTGCACGCCGTTGGCGGCAGGCACACGCCGGAACAAGCGATCGACACCGCCGGGCGTGTTGCCCATCCGCACGACGCCCGGAACTTCGAGCGACGCCAGGCGCGCGATCGTGAGCAGCACGCCGGGCGCGATGGTGACCGTATCATTCGGATGCCGAGGGCTGACCATAGTCTGTGCTATGCCGCTTTCTGGTTGAGAAACCGCACGCCCATACTTTACCCCATCACCAGTCCGCCGTCTACTGACAGAACGTGCCCGGTGATGTAGCTCGCTTCGTCAGAGGCCAGGAACGCCACGGCGTGCGCGACGTCTTCAACCGATCCCCAGCGGCCCAGTGGGATGCTGTTGACCAACGTGTCCAGAATGTCTTGCGGCAGGTTTTCGGTGAGCTTGGTTTGGATGAAGCCCGGCGCGACGGCGTTGACCGTGATCCCACGCGAGGCGACTTCGCGTGCGAGGGCTTTGGTCATGCCGATGATGCCCGCCTTGCTGGCGCTGTAGTTGGTCTGCCCGGCCTGCCCGGCGATCCCGCTGACGCTCGACATGTTGATGATGCGGCCATAGCGTCCGCGCATCATGGGGCGGATGGCGGCCTTCGAGCACAGCCACGCGCTCTTGAGGTTGACGCGCAAGATGAGATCCCAGTCGTCTTCGGGCATGCGCATCATCAGGTTGTCGCGCGTGGTGCCCGCGTTGTTGACCAGGATGTCGAGCTTGCCGTACGCCTCCAGGACCGATTTGATCATGGCGTCCACCTGCGCGGCGTCACTGACGTCGGCGGTGATAGCCAGCCCATCGCTGCCCAGCTCGCGGACTTCTTCCAGCGTATCGTCGGCGCAGCAGCCGGAGATGTCGTTGGTAACCACTTTCGCGCCCAGTTTCGCCAGCTCCAGAGCGACCTCGTGGCCGATTCCCTGTCCGCTGCCGGTGACCAACGCGATACGACCGCTGAGATCCATCATGAGCCTGTCTCCTTAAATCCAGTGGCGGCATCACAGGCGACGCCGCAGGCAAGCAGTATTATGATAGCGGTAGGCGAAAGTGTGTCAAGAAACGGACTCGCCGCCTGACTCGTCGTCTGGCGGCAGCATGACGACCGCTTCGCCCTCCAGCACGACGGTCCCGTCCTGGTTGACGCAGGTGGTGTCGAGCGTAACGATGCCACGGTCGGCGCGGATCTTGATCACCTCGACCGTGGCCGTGACGGTGTCACCGATGAACACGGGTGCTTTGAACTTGAGCGTCTGGCCCATATAGAGCGTGCCGGGCCCCGGCAAGTCGTTGCCAAGCAGCTTCGAGATCAGCCCGACGGTCAGGATGCCGTGCACGATGCGCCGCCCGAAACGCGAGTTCGCCGCGAAGTTCTCATCCAGGTGCACCGGGTTCTCGTCGCCGGTGATGTGCGCGAACTGGCGTACATCGTCGTCGCTGAACGTCTTCGTGCAGCTTGCCTTCGCTCCAACCTGAACGCTCATCTGGCCGTCCTCTCACGACACTAAGCAAAATCGCGGTGCCGATTGTACCATGCCCGACCCCTACACGGACATCCCCGGTCCGATCCCGCCGGAAGGGGCAGTTGCCTTGAGACAATGCAGCAGTGGAAGAATGCACCCAAGAGCGAGTATACTGAAGAGCATAGTTCTTAAAGAGTGCCCAAAACGCGGCTTATTCTCAGGATGTGGTACCCGAATTTAGGCGGGGAAGTGCGCGCATTCGAGATGTAAGGTTTCCATTGCACTCTTATTAGTCGTTAGGATGGGGACAGGATGACTACCTTCTTTCAACGACTCCGCACGGCCCAGCAGCAGCGGGATTCGTGGTTGTGCGTCGGCCTCGATCCGACTGCCAACCGCATGCCCGATGGCGTTGACCTCACGACATTTGGGAAGAAGATTGTGGACGCGACGGCGCCGTATGCCTGCGCGTATAAAATGAATCTGGCGTTTTACCTTGCATATGGCCCGGAAGGCATGCAGGCGCTGCAAGCCATCACTACACACGTTGCCGACGAGATCCCGGTCATTCTGGACGCGAAGTTCGGCGACATCGACTACACGGCGGTGCACTATGCGCGCGCGGCGTTCGACGTGCTGGGCGCGGATGCGGTGACGGTCAGCCCGTATGTGGGCATGGATGCGGTCAAGCCGCTGCTGGATTATAAGGACAAAGGCGTGTTCGTCCTGGTACGCTCGGCTAACACGACCAGCAACGACTTTCAGTTGTGGCCCAGCGAACAGTCGCCGTTGTTCCGCTACGTGACCGCACAGCTCAATACGCTGGCGGACAAGCATCCGGAGCAGATCGGTATCACGGTGGGCGCGACACAGCCGCGTGACCTGACGCGCCTGCGCTGCTGGGCGCCGACACTGCCGTTCCTGATCCCCGGCCTGGGCGAGCAGGAAGGTGACTTTTCGCTGTCGGTCGAGCACGGGACGACGGTCACCGGGATTGGCCCGACGATCAACGTGGGGCGCACGATCATCTATGCCAGCTCCGACAGTGACTTCGATCGTGTTGCGGCGACCACGGCGCGCGACTGGGTTGACCAGATTCGCAGGGAGCGCGACAAACTGCTGGCCTGATCGGTTTGCAGCGGTTGCCGGGGTTGTGCTGTCGTGAGATGTAGTGGGTGAGGGCTAGTCGCCAGGCCCCTCTTCCGGTGCGGGCAGCGTGAAGCTGAAGGTGCTGCCGTTTCCGAAGTCGCTTGCCACGCCGACCGTACCGCCGAGTTTTTCGACGATGCGCTTGACGATCGATAGACCCAGGCCGTGCCCTGTCTGGCCGGAATGGGTGGGGGCCAGGCGGGTAAACTCGGTGAAGAGTTGCGCCTGCTCCTCAGCCCGCAGGCCGGGGCCGTTGTCACGCACCCAGAACCGAACAAGATCGTTTTCGCGCTGCGCGCCTACTTCCACACGCGGCGGCCTTCCCCCATATTTAATCGCGTTGCTGATATAGTTGGCCCACACTTCTTCGACCCAGGGCGCATAGCCCTGCGCGGCGGGCCACGCGTCCGGCATGCGCAGCTCGACGTCGTGCTCGCTGAACTCGCGTGCCAGCCGCGCCTTGACCTCGTTCATCACGATGCGCATATCGATCGCTTCGGGGGTCACGCTGCGGCGTCGCACCTGGGCCAGCAGCAGCAGCTCGTCCACGATCCGGCCCATCCTGTATCCCATACTGAGCTGTTCGCGCCCCAGCTGGATAATGGCTTCATCGCCCGCTGTGAGCAGGAATTCC
This sequence is a window from Aggregatilinea lenta. Protein-coding genes within it:
- a CDS encoding isoaspartyl peptidase/L-asparaginase, which gives rise to MKPTIMVHGGAWKIAEDSHAAHIEGTRAAAQTGWDILARGGSALDAVEAAVALMEDDPTFDAGIGSVLNRVGEIELDAMIMDGRTLALGAVAAVQGITNPVRLARLLMEDTDHSMLVGNGARRFAELKGMRLAAQAELTVSREVERFRELQKLPEYHLSDGFTPDPMDTVGAVAIDAAGNVAASTSTGGVHFKMPGRVGDSPLVGAGAYADNHSGAASASGHGESIMRVLLAKTATDAIERGMSVQAAADHAVRVLHERVSGYGGIILVDFRGQVAFAYNTPHMAVAWVDADGAIRARIKA
- a CDS encoding cyclic 2,3-diphosphoglycerate synthase encodes the protein MLKTRVLIMGAAGRDFHNFNVFYRDNDQYDVVAFTATQIPDIEGRTYPAELSGSLYPEGIPIYAESELDRLIRKHNVDEVVFSYSDVSHETVMHKASQTLAAGADFKLLGPNHSMLKSSKPIVSVCAVRTGSGKSQTTRAVSDALRGLGYTVVVVRHPMPYGDLAEQAVQRFGSYEDLDKNKVTIEEREEYEPHLDRGTVVYAGVDYEKILRAAEQEADIVLWDGGNNDFPFFRPDLSIVVVDPLRPGHEFRYHPGETNLRMADVIVINKIDSAPPEGLVEVRQSIRQYNPAATVVEAASPIFVDDPAAIRGKKVLVVEDGPTLTHGEMSYGAGVVAAQRFGAAGLVDPRPYAVKSIIETFEKYPATGTLLPAMGYGESQQDDLEETIRNTPADMVLIATPIDLTRVIRIDKPHQRVRYELQEIGQPTLASLLKSKFGAKER
- the tatC gene encoding twin-arginine translocase subunit TatC, which codes for MSQHPVSQPQNKPERYKTWTAIRGEADETPQTLMEHLNELRIRLFRAIAALVIGVLASAVFTSSILKYLITPYGSELKVLGPTESVVMYFRVALLSGAILAIPYITLQLFLFIAPGLSRKEKRWIYMALPATTGLFLVGVAFAWFIMVPSALGFLRDFESGVFEADWTAERYIAFITSLLFWIGVAFEMPVVVFVLARLGILGPRPLIHNWRFAIVLITIAAALITPTVDPFNMLLVIAPLLALYIVSIGLAALAYPRSLRE
- the nusB gene encoding transcription antitermination factor NusB, giving the protein MLNQDYRHVARSVALQVLYELDSTRHAVEDVLSEHLTPHREQPELRLFTNRLVEGVLANKKELDAVIHRYAPEWPLEQIALIDRNILRMAVYEMTIDRSAPLKVAINEAVELAKTFGTESTPRFINGVLGSLAARTSGPAPSPDEQPVSSPGDPDQPE
- a CDS encoding Asp23/Gls24 family envelope stress response protein: MVSPRHPNDTVTIAPGVLLTIARLASLEVPGVVRMGNTPGGVDRLFRRVPAANGVQLAIDNSTVTAHLYVVADATVNLRDMCLSIQKSVARSIREILGMKVESVNVHVEDVHFAHLEDKGDE
- the fabG gene encoding 3-oxoacyl-[acyl-carrier-protein] reductase yields the protein MDLSGRIALVTGSGQGIGHEVALELAKLGAKVVTNDISGCCADDTLEEVRELGSDGLAITADVSDAAQVDAMIKSVLEAYGKLDILVNNAGTTRDNLMMRMPEDDWDLILRVNLKSAWLCSKAAIRPMMRGRYGRIINMSSVSGIAGQAGQTNYSASKAGIIGMTKALAREVASRGITVNAVAPGFIQTKLTENLPQDILDTLVNSIPLGRWGSVEDVAHAVAFLASDEASYITGHVLSVDGGLVMG
- a CDS encoding MaoC family dehydratase encodes the protein MSVQVGAKASCTKTFSDDDVRQFAHITGDENPVHLDENFAANSRFGRRIVHGILTVGLISKLLGNDLPGPGTLYMGQTLKFKAPVFIGDTVTATVEVIKIRADRGIVTLDTTCVNQDGTVVLEGEAVVMLPPDDESGGESVS
- the pyrF gene encoding orotidine-5'-phosphate decarboxylase; translation: MTTFFQRLRTAQQQRDSWLCVGLDPTANRMPDGVDLTTFGKKIVDATAPYACAYKMNLAFYLAYGPEGMQALQAITTHVADEIPVILDAKFGDIDYTAVHYARAAFDVLGADAVTVSPYVGMDAVKPLLDYKDKGVFVLVRSANTTSNDFQLWPSEQSPLFRYVTAQLNTLADKHPEQIGITVGATQPRDLTRLRCWAPTLPFLIPGLGEQEGDFSLSVEHGTTVTGIGPTINVGRTIIYASSDSDFDRVAATTARDWVDQIRRERDKLLA